GAAGAGTTTGAGGAGAATGCCGATGATGGCCATTCCCCAGATCACACCGAAAAGTATCCAGCCAAAAGTGTCCCGAACCCCCAGAATCACGACAGGCGTGTAAGTGGCGGCGATGAGGATGTAGATGGCGACATGGTCGAAAATCTGAAGCGCCGATTTGATTCTTTTGTGGGTGATGGCGTGGTAGAGAATCGAGGCGCCGTACATCGTAATGAGCCCGATGCCGAATACGATGCTTGTCAACACCTTCGCCGTATCGCCGCTGACAGCCGCAAGGGTCACCAGTACCCCAAAGCCGAAAGTGCTCAGAAAAAGGCCGAAACCGTGCGAAATGGCGTGCCATATCTCTTCGACGATCGAATAGGCGTTTTTTTCTTCTCTCATCGCTCCCACCTCTTCAAAACGCTTCCATCATGATACCGGAAATTTTGGAGGCGGCTTCACTCCAAACGGAGTAGATTTTTTTCTGCCCGGATGTTGCAGCGCCTTGGAATCTCTTTGTAGAGCAATGGACTGTCCAAGTCGGCGTAGCGTATGACATCGGTGAAGGTCGCTGCCAGATGGAGCGACGCTTCGATGGATGCGGGCGTTTCGAGCATCGAGCCAAGCATGACGGGAACCTCATGGCTTCGGCACCACTGCAGTATCTCTTTTGCCTTGTGGATGCCGCCGCATTTCATCAGTTTGACGTTGACCATATGGGCCGCTTCCGTCTCCATGACGCGCCGGACATCCTCCAGGGTGAAGGCCGCTTCGTCGGCGAGTATCGGAATGGGGCTGCAGGCGGTGATACGGCGCATTCTAGCAAGGTCATGGGCGGGAAGGGGCTGTTCGATCAGCTCGATGTCAAGAGCATGGCTCGCTTCGATGAATTCGAGGGTTGCCCTTTCGCTCCAGGCCTGATTGGCGTCGACAAGCAGTGTGGCGCCGGGAAGGACTTCGCGTATGGCGCGGACGCGCGCGATGTCTTTGCCGTCTTTTTCTCCCACTTTGATCTTCAGCAGGTCGTAGCCGCGGGCGTAGGCGGCCAGGGCGTCGCGGCGCATGGCCTTGGGTGTGTCAAGACTGATGGTCACGACGGTTTTTACCGGTCGCCTCTTGCCTCCCAGAAACGCATGAAGAGGCATGCCCTCCTTTTGGGCGAAAAGATTGTAGAGCGCGATGTCCGCGGCCGCTTTCGCGCTGGTGTGACCGGCGCGGGCGGCATGGAGAATCTCTTGCGCCTCGTCGATGGTTGAGAGGTTTCGGTGCAGCAGCTGCGGCAGGAGCCGGGCCTCGAGCGTATGGGCGATATCTTCCAGCGATTCGCCGGTGATGGCGACGGTGGGCGGCGCTTCGCCCACACCGATCCATCCCTCGGCAGAGACCAGTTCCAGGCGGAGTGCCGTGGCGGTTTCGACACGCCGAAGTGCCGTCACGAAGGGCTTTTCGAGTGGAATATGAACAGTCGTTAATCTGTAATCGGCCAGAATCATGCGGCCAGCCATTGAAGCGCGTAGCCTACCGCCAGGCCCCCAAAGGTACCGACGAGGTAGCCTGTCACCGCCATCAAGACGGCGACGCCGACCAGGGTGCGATGGTAGGCCGAGGCGAGAATGGGGGCGGAAGCGACGCCGCCGATATTGGCCAGGGAGGCGACGCCGATGGCGAAAAGGTCGAGCCTGAACCGTTTGGCCGCCAAAAGGAGCAGCGATCCGTGAAGTGCCAGGATGGCAAATCCTGCCGCCACATACCGTGGGATCTCCCCGAAGTGGGCGAACTGGGCCCTGGAGCCGATGAGCGCCACCAGCAGCAGAAGCATCGTTCCGGCGAGCTCCTGGGCGCCGTTGAGGCGCGCCAGAGGCGTGTAGGAGCCCGCGACACCCAAAAAAGTGGCGATCAGCACGCTCCAGGTGGCCTGCCCCAGCCACGGGAGACGGGCGCCGAGCCATTGGGAGAGGAGGGCGACGATCAAAGCGCTTCCTAGCAGCAGCCAGTAGCGGCGCGGCCCGATGGTGCAGGCGCACCCGAGTTCTGCGTGTGTTGACGTTGTCTGCGTGGCGCCGGACCAGCGGGCGAAACGATTGGCCAGCGGAACCACAGCCAGCAGAAGCATGACCCAGAAAGTGTAGCAGACGGCATCGACGACGAGGGCGTACCCCATCATCGTTTCGCCGACATGCATGGCGCTTCCCACGGCCAGCATATTGGCGGTGCCGCCCATCCAGCTTCCCGCCAGTGCCGCAAAGAGCCCCGCCTCCTCTTTGCCGAAGCCGAAGAGAAGAAAAACCGCCAAAAAAGCGATCATGATCGAGAGGGTCGCCGCGGTGTAGGCCGCGATAAGCCTGGGCCCCAGTTGTGCGAAACGGCGCAGGTCCACAGAAAGCAGCATCAAAAAGAGCATGGCGGGAAGCAGATTGTTTTTGGCGGTTTTGTAGACGGCGGTGAGAGCATCGGTCTTCTCCCACACCCCCAACTGCGCCGCGACCATCGCGGTAGCGTAGATGAGGACGACGGCAGGTAGATAATCGAAGAGGAAGCGGGTTTTCTCGATCCTCTCGGCGATGCCGAAAACGCTGGCGATAAGGGCGACGGAGAGAAGATATAGAAGCGGCGAGTCGATCATGGACGGTTTTTGAGCGAAGGAAAACGGGTGCGGAGTTTTTCCATGAAAGAGCGTCCGGGGTCGCTTTTTTGTGTGCGATACCCGGCATCTTTCTCCAGCCAGAGGGGAGAGCCTTCGAAATGGCGATACTCGTAATGGCCGATGAGGTAGCGGATGGTTGGGTATTTGCGCATCAGGTATTCGATGAGTCGGCGGTTCGCTTCCAGCTGGGCGGGGGTCAAATCGTCGCTTCCGACGTTTTCGATGCCGATGGCGCAGTGGTTGAGGCCGATGACGTGGCGGGCCATCCGGGTCTCGGGCATCAGGCGGTAGATGGTGCCGTTTCGGTCGACAAGGTAGTGGGCCGAGACGTTGAGAGCCGAAGCGCGGGCGATGTCGGCGCGGTTGCCCGGCAGCGTTTGAGGCTTGAAAGCTTTCCATGATTTGTCGAGAGTGGGGATGGCGGTGTAGTGGATGACGATCATTCGGGGCACAATCCGAATGGTTTGGGTATCGATGCCGTAGTGCTGTTTGATGTACTGCCGGGTCAAAACGATGCGGTTGGGGCCGAAATCGATGGGTTTGTCGATGATTTCAAGGGCGAAAAGGGGAAGGAGAAAACATGACGCCAGCAGGAAAATTTTCGCCATCTCACCCCCTTCTTCGCAGGCTCAGCGCTTCGAGAATATGGGGTTTTTGTATCGTGTCGGCGCCGTCTAGGTCGGCGATGGTGCGGGCCACCTTTTTAACGTTGGCGACGGCGCGGTGACTGAGGCCGAAACTGTGGATGGCTTTTAAGAGCACCGTCTGTGCCTCGGTGTCGAGATTGCAGTAGGTTTCGATTTCTTGTTCATCCAGTTTGCCGTTGAGATGCTTCTGCCCACGGGATTTTTGCCGCCTGAAGGCTTCGATGACCTGTTCATGCAGGGTGGCTGAGTCGACGGAGGGTTTGTCCTGGGGGTCGCTCTCTTGCATCTGGACGTAGATGTCGATGCGGTCCAGCAGCGGGTCGGAGAGGCGCTGTTTGTAGCGCTTGATTTCGATGTCGCTGCACCGGCAGGGATGCGTGCGACTGAGCAGGTTGCCGCAGGGGCAGGGATTCTGGGCGGCGACGAACATGAAACGGGTGGCGTATTCCACTTTGTTGTTGACCCGGGAAATGAGCACCCGGTGGTCCTGCAGCGGCTCCCGAAGCGCTTCGAGAATCGATTTTTGAAAGTGGGGGAATTCATCGAAGAAGAGAATGCCGCCGTTTGACAATGCCACCTCCCCGATGCGGGCCCGGGCCGAACCGCCACCGAACACACTCGGTTTGCTGGCCGAATGGTGGGGGGAACGGAAAGGGCGGACGGGTCTGAAGGATGGCTCTTCGTCGCCGAGCAGGGCGTACTGGTTGGACTGCAGGATCTCTTCGAGGGACATGGGAGGGAGGATGTGGCGCAGGCGCTTGGCGATCATGCTCTTGCCGCATCCGGGGCTTCCTTCCATGAGAAGGTTGTGCATCCCGGCGGCTGCTATGAGGGCGGCCCGCTTGGCGACCTCCTGGCCCTTCACCTCCCGGAAATCTTCCGGGTACTCTTTGAGGATATAGTAGGTTTGCTCTCCGATCTCAAGCGTTTCTCCCTCGATGGATGTCGCCTGGACGGTTTGGGGCGGGATTTCGTGTTTGAAAACGGCGATCGCCTCGGGCAGATTTGTGACTCCGATGTAGTCGATGCCCGGGATCAGCGAGAGTTTCTCCAAAGAGGCTTTGGGGACCATCGCCTTTGTTACGAGGTTCCGATTTTTAAGAGAGAGGATGATGGGAAAGATGGAGCGGGTATCTTTGAGCGTTCCGTCCAGACCCAGTTCGCCGAAAACGAAAAGCTCTTCCGCTTCGGTCTCATCGTTTTGCAAGGCGATGACCAGGGCGATGGCCAGGTCCATGTGGCTGCCGCTTTTTTGAAGGTCCGAAGGGCTCAGGTTGACCGTGATTTTAAGCGGAGGAAAGGAGAAACCGTTGGTTAGCAGGGCCGACTTGACCCTCTCTTTCGACTCCTGGATCGAGGTGCTCCCGAGGCCTACGATGCCGAAGGCCGGAAGCCCCTTGGTGAAGGTCGCTTCCACATCGACCGGTTTGGCATCAAGACCGTCGAGGGTTGCGGAACGTAGATGCTTCACCCCGCCTTCTCTTTGAGTTCTTTGAGCTTCTTTTTCCACTCTTTTTCAAACTTCTTGCGTTTGAGGAAAGAGAGCTTTTCGATGAAGAGGTGACCGTCGAGGTGGTCCATCTCGTGCTGGAAGGCGATGGCCAGCAGGCCGTCGGTTTCGATCTCATGTTTCTCGCCGTGACGGTCCTGGAATTCGACACGGATCCATTCGGCCCGTTCCACATCGTCATAATATTCGGGAACACTGAGGCACCCTTCGGTGTAGGTGGTGCTTCCCCGTTTTTCCAAAATGACCGGATTGATCGCTTCGATCAGATTTTCGGGGTACTGGTTCCCCTCTTCGTCGGGGAGGTTGATAAGCAGGGCGCGGATGGGTTCGCCGACCTGGATGGCGGCAAGACCGATGCCGTTGCTGGCGCTCATCGTTTCGTTCATGTCGTCGAGCAGTTCGTGGAGTCTGTGGTCGAACTCGGTTACCGGGTGGCTCTGCTGCTTCAGGCGTTTGTCGGGATAGACCAGGATCTGACGTTTCATGGATAGGGCTCCCCTTAGATTTCTACATCCTGCGGACAGATGCCGCAGGACTCATCCACTTTTTTTGCAATATCGAGCGCTTCGAGGGCGCAGACGATCGTCTGTTCGGTCGATCGGTCAAGATCGATGCGGGCGATGCCGATATCGACATCGAGCATGATCTCCTCGTCTCCGACGAAAAAGTTGGTGTTGCTGACCAGATCTTTGAGGCGATCTGCGGCGAGCCGGGCGTTTTCGAGGGAGGTGTGCTTCATCAAAATCGCAAAAACACCCGCTTCGTAGTGGGCGATGGTATCGCTGCGTCGGGAGGTTTTAAGAAGAAGCCGGGCGACGGTCCTAAGGACCAGCTGCTGTATTTTAGGGCTCTTGAGTCGGGAAACGACCTCTTCGTTCGTCCGCACGAGCATCAGGGTGCTTTCGTGGTGGAACTCTTTGATCAGCTTCTCCTCCTGCGCCATCTTTCTAAGGAGGTAATTTTTCTTGTAGACGCCGTACCGATCGTCGTAAATGGCGTGTTCCTGGACATCTTGAACCAGATCCGTGGTGGCCGTATAGATCTCCTTCAGTTCGGAAGCATCTTTTTTGATGATCGACGTCATCGTCCGGATATCTTTCTTCATCGCCTCAAGGAGGTTTGTCATGGCGCTCTGATCGGCGATGGCGTCGGCTTCGAAGGAGCGTTTCTCCACCACCGTTTCGAGATGGCGCAGGTTTTTGTAGAGCAGGTTGATGTGCTGAAGAAATTTCTTGATATTCGAAAAAGCCTCTTTGAGATGCTGTTCCAGTATGCCCTGGTTGTCGTCGTCCCCATCTTCCAGCTCCAGAAGTTTGAGGATTCGTTTGCGAAACGGCACCGGCTTGTTGTCGAGAAGTTTGTCGAACCAGGCATCGAAATTGGAGGGAGTGGGCGGAATACCCTCGCGGATCATC
This genomic interval from Hydrogenimonas urashimensis contains the following:
- the trhA gene encoding PAQR family membrane homeostasis protein TrhA is translated as MREEKNAYSIVEEIWHAISHGFGLFLSTFGFGVLVTLAAVSGDTAKVLTSIVFGIGLITMYGASILYHAITHKRIKSALQIFDHVAIYILIAATYTPVVILGVRDTFGWILFGVIWGMAIIGILLKLFFPGRFEIFSLILYGSMGWLIVVAWKPLVLHAGWLPAILLFAGGIIYTVGIFFYARESMRLNHAIWHLFVLGGSIFHYFTVFLLITQ
- a CDS encoding dipeptide epimerase: MILADYRLTTVHIPLEKPFVTALRRVETATALRLELVSAEGWIGVGEAPPTVAITGESLEDIAHTLEARLLPQLLHRNLSTIDEAQEILHAARAGHTSAKAAADIALYNLFAQKEGMPLHAFLGGKRRPVKTVVTISLDTPKAMRRDALAAYARGYDLLKIKVGEKDGKDIARVRAIREVLPGATLLVDANQAWSERATLEFIEASHALDIELIEQPLPAHDLARMRRITACSPIPILADEAAFTLEDVRRVMETEAAHMVNVKLMKCGGIHKAKEILQWCRSHEVPVMLGSMLETPASIEASLHLAATFTDVIRYADLDSPLLYKEIPRRCNIRAEKNLLRLE
- a CDS encoding DUF819 domain-containing protein — protein: MIDSPLLYLLSVALIASVFGIAERIEKTRFLFDYLPAVVLIYATAMVAAQLGVWEKTDALTAVYKTAKNNLLPAMLFLMLLSVDLRRFAQLGPRLIAAYTAATLSIMIAFLAVFLLFGFGKEEAGLFAALAGSWMGGTANMLAVGSAMHVGETMMGYALVVDAVCYTFWVMLLLAVVPLANRFARWSGATQTTSTHAELGCACTIGPRRYWLLLGSALIVALLSQWLGARLPWLGQATWSVLIATFLGVAGSYTPLARLNGAQELAGTMLLLLVALIGSRAQFAHFGEIPRYVAAGFAILALHGSLLLLAAKRFRLDLFAIGVASLANIGGVASAPILASAYHRTLVGVAVLMAVTGYLVGTFGGLAVGYALQWLAA
- a CDS encoding N-acetylmuramoyl-L-alanine amidase, whose translation is MAKIFLLASCFLLPLFALEIIDKPIDFGPNRIVLTRQYIKQHYGIDTQTIRIVPRMIVIHYTAIPTLDKSWKAFKPQTLPGNRADIARASALNVSAHYLVDRNGTIYRLMPETRMARHVIGLNHCAIGIENVGSDDLTPAQLEANRRLIEYLMRKYPTIRYLIGHYEYRHFEGSPLWLEKDAGYRTQKSDPGRSFMEKLRTRFPSLKNRP
- a CDS encoding YifB family Mg chelatase-like AAA ATPase, which codes for MKHLRSATLDGLDAKPVDVEATFTKGLPAFGIVGLGSTSIQESKERVKSALLTNGFSFPPLKITVNLSPSDLQKSGSHMDLAIALVIALQNDETEAEELFVFGELGLDGTLKDTRSIFPIILSLKNRNLVTKAMVPKASLEKLSLIPGIDYIGVTNLPEAIAVFKHEIPPQTVQATSIEGETLEIGEQTYYILKEYPEDFREVKGQEVAKRAALIAAAGMHNLLMEGSPGCGKSMIAKRLRHILPPMSLEEILQSNQYALLGDEEPSFRPVRPFRSPHHSASKPSVFGGGSARARIGEVALSNGGILFFDEFPHFQKSILEALREPLQDHRVLISRVNNKVEYATRFMFVAAQNPCPCGNLLSRTHPCRCSDIEIKRYKQRLSDPLLDRIDIYVQMQESDPQDKPSVDSATLHEQVIEAFRRQKSRGQKHLNGKLDEQEIETYCNLDTEAQTVLLKAIHSFGLSHRAVANVKKVARTIADLDGADTIQKPHILEALSLRRRG
- the def gene encoding peptide deformylase, which encodes MKRQILVYPDKRLKQQSHPVTEFDHRLHELLDDMNETMSASNGIGLAAIQVGEPIRALLINLPDEEGNQYPENLIEAINPVILEKRGSTTYTEGCLSVPEYYDDVERAEWIRVEFQDRHGEKHEIETDGLLAIAFQHEMDHLDGHLFIEKLSFLKRKKFEKEWKKKLKELKEKAG
- a CDS encoding GGDEF domain-containing protein, with the protein product MERGGRYRTHDLDEPTSDLEKYAREVMNAMIREGIPPTPSNFDAWFDKLLDNKPVPFRKRILKLLELEDGDDDNQGILEQHLKEAFSNIKKFLQHINLLYKNLRHLETVVEKRSFEADAIADQSAMTNLLEAMKKDIRTMTSIIKKDASELKEIYTATTDLVQDVQEHAIYDDRYGVYKKNYLLRKMAQEEKLIKEFHHESTLMLVRTNEEVVSRLKSPKIQQLVLRTVARLLLKTSRRSDTIAHYEAGVFAILMKHTSLENARLAADRLKDLVSNTNFFVGDEEIMLDVDIGIARIDLDRSTEQTIVCALEALDIAKKVDESCGICPQDVEI